The proteins below are encoded in one region of Homo sapiens chromosome 2, GRCh38.p14 Primary Assembly:
- the BCS1L gene encoding mitochondrial chaperone BCS1 isoform a (isoform a is encoded by transcript variant 12) — protein sequence MPLSDFILALKDNPYFGAGFGLVGVGTALALARKGVQLGLVAFRRHYMITLEVPARDRSYAWLLSWLTRHSTRTQHLSVETSYLQHESGRISTKFEFVPSPGNHFIWYRGKWIRVERSREMQMIDLQTGTPWESVTFTALGTDRKVFFNILEEARELALQQEEGKTVMYTAVGSEWRPFGYPRRRRPLNSVVLQQGLADRIVRDVQEFIDNPKWYTDRGIPYRRGYLLYGPPGCGKSSFITALAGELEHSICLLSLTDSSLSDDRLNHLLSVAPQQSLVLLEDVDAAFLSRDLAVENPVKYQGLGRLTFSGLLNALDGVASTEARIVFMTTNHVDRLDPALIRPGRVDLKEYVGYCSHWQLTQMFQRFYPGQAPSLAENFAEHVLRATNQISPAQVQGYFMLYKNDPVGAIHNAESLRR from the exons ATGCCACTTTCAGACTTTATTCTGGCTCTGAAGGACAATCCCTACTTTGGGGCTGGATTTGGGCTGGTGGGTGTGggcacagccctggccctggcccggAAGGGTGTCcaactgggcctggtggcattcCGGCGCCATTACATGATCACACTGGAAGTCCCTGCTCGAGACAGGAGCTATGCCTGGTTGCTTAGCTGGCTCACCCGCCACAGTACCCGTACTCAGCACCTCAGTGTCGAGACTTCGTACCTTCAGCATGAGAGTGGCCGCATTTCCACTAAGTTTGAATTTGTCCCCAGCCCTGGAAACCATTTTATCTG GTATCGGGGGAAATGGATTCGGGTAGAACGAAGTCGAGAGATGCAGATGATAGACTTGCAGACGGGGACTCCTTGGGAATCTGTCACCTTCACGGCCCTGGGCACTGACCGAAAGGTTTTCTTCAACATCCTGGAGGAAG CTCGAGAGCTAGCCTTgcagcaggaggaagggaagacCGTGATGTACACAGCTGTGGGCTCTGAATGGCGTCCCTTTGGCTATCCACGCCGCCGGCGACCACTGAATTCTGTGGTTCTACAACAGGGTCTGGCTGACCGAATTGTCAGAGACGTCCAGGAATTCATCGATAACCCCAAGTGGTACACTGACAGAG GCATTCCTTACAGACGTGGCTACCTGCTTTATGGGCCCCCTGGTTGCGGAAAGAGCAGTTTTAT CACAGCCCTGGCTGGGGAACTGGAGCACAGCATCTGCCTGCTGAGCCTCACGGACTCCAGCCTCTCTGATGACCGACTCAACCACCTGCTGAGCGTGGCCCCGCAGCAGAGCCTGGTACTCCTGGAGGATGTGGATGCTGCTTTTCTCAGTCGAGACTTGGCTGTGGAGA ACCCAGTAAAGTACCAAGGCCTAGGTCGCCTCACCTTCAGTGGACTGCTCAATGCCTTGGATGGTGTGGCTTCCACCGAGGCCCGCATCGTGTTCATGACCACCAACCACGTTGACAG GCTGGACCCTGCCCTGATACGCCCGGGGCGAGTGGACCTGAAGGAGTACGTGGGCTACTGCTCACACTGGCAGCTGACCCAGATGTTCCAGAGGTTCTATCCAGGGCAGGCACCTTCCTTAGCTGAGAACTTTGCAGAACATGTCCTTCGAGCTACAAACCAGATCAGTCCTGCCCAGGTGCAGGGCTACTTCATGCTGTATAAAAATGACCCTGTAGGGGCAATTCACAATGCTGAGTCTCTGAGGAGGTGA
- the BCS1L gene encoding mitochondrial chaperone BCS1 isoform X2, with product MPLSDFILALKDNPYFGAGFGLVGVGTALALARKGVQLGLVAFRRHYMITLEVPARDRSYAWLLSWLTRHSTRTQHLSVETSYLQHESGRISTKFEFVPSPGNHFIWYRGKWIRVERSREMQMIDLQTGTPWESVTFTALGTDRKVFFNILEEARELALQQEEGKTVMYTAVGSEWRPFGYPRRRRPLNSVVLQQGLADRIVRDVQEFIDNPKWYTDRGIPYRRGYLLYGPPGCGKSSFIPGWGTGAQHLPAEPHGLQPL from the exons ATGCCACTTTCAGACTTTATTCTGGCTCTGAAGGACAATCCCTACTTTGGGGCTGGATTTGGGCTGGTGGGTGTGggcacagccctggccctggcccggAAGGGTGTCcaactgggcctggtggcattcCGGCGCCATTACATGATCACACTGGAAGTCCCTGCTCGAGACAGGAGCTATGCCTGGTTGCTTAGCTGGCTCACCCGCCACAGTACCCGTACTCAGCACCTCAGTGTCGAGACTTCGTACCTTCAGCATGAGAGTGGCCGCATTTCCACTAAGTTTGAATTTGTCCCCAGCCCTGGAAACCATTTTATCTG GTATCGGGGGAAATGGATTCGGGTAGAACGAAGTCGAGAGATGCAGATGATAGACTTGCAGACGGGGACTCCTTGGGAATCTGTCACCTTCACGGCCCTGGGCACTGACCGAAAGGTTTTCTTCAACATCCTGGAGGAAG CTCGAGAGCTAGCCTTgcagcaggaggaagggaagacCGTGATGTACACAGCTGTGGGCTCTGAATGGCGTCCCTTTGGCTATCCACGCCGCCGGCGACCACTGAATTCTGTGGTTCTACAACAGGGTCTGGCTGACCGAATTGTCAGAGACGTCCAGGAATTCATCGATAACCCCAAGTGGTACACTGACAGAG GCATTCCTTACAGACGTGGCTACCTGCTTTATGGGCCCCCTGGTTGCGGAAAGAGCAGTTTTAT CCCTGGCTGGGGAACTGGAGCACAGCATCTGCCTGCTGAGCCTCACGGACTCCAGCCTCTCTGA
- the BCS1L gene encoding mitochondrial chaperone BCS1 isoform b (isoform b is encoded by transcript variant 15) — MQMIDLQTGTPWESVTFTALGTDRKVFFNILEEARELALQQEEGKTVMYTAVGSEWRPFGYPRRRRPLNSVVLQQGLADRIVRDVQEFIDNPKWYTDRGIPYRRGYLLYGPPGCGKSSFITALAGELEHSICLLSLTDSSLSDDRLNHLLSVAPQQSLVLLEDVDAAFLSRDLAVENPVKYQGLGRLTFSGLLNALDGVASTEARIVFMTTNHVDRLDPALIRPGRVDLKEYVGYCSHWQLTQMFQRFYPGQAPSLAENFAEHVLRATNQISPAQVQGYFMLYKNDPVGAIHNAESLRR; from the exons ATGCAGATGATAGACTTGCAGACGGGGACTCCTTGGGAATCTGTCACCTTCACGGCCCTGGGCACTGACCGAAAGGTTTTCTTCAACATCCTGGAGGAAG CTCGAGAGCTAGCCTTgcagcaggaggaagggaagacCGTGATGTACACAGCTGTGGGCTCTGAATGGCGTCCCTTTGGCTATCCACGCCGCCGGCGACCACTGAATTCTGTGGTTCTACAACAGGGTCTGGCTGACCGAATTGTCAGAGACGTCCAGGAATTCATCGATAACCCCAAGTGGTACACTGACAGAG GCATTCCTTACAGACGTGGCTACCTGCTTTATGGGCCCCCTGGTTGCGGAAAGAGCAGTTTTAT CACAGCCCTGGCTGGGGAACTGGAGCACAGCATCTGCCTGCTGAGCCTCACGGACTCCAGCCTCTCTGATGACCGACTCAACCACCTGCTGAGCGTGGCCCCGCAGCAGAGCCTGGTACTCCTGGAGGATGTGGATGCTGCTTTTCTCAGTCGAGACTTGGCTGTGGAGA ACCCAGTAAAGTACCAAGGCCTAGGTCGCCTCACCTTCAGTGGACTGCTCAATGCCTTGGATGGTGTGGCTTCCACCGAGGCCCGCATCGTGTTCATGACCACCAACCACGTTGACAG GCTGGACCCTGCCCTGATACGCCCGGGGCGAGTGGACCTGAAGGAGTACGTGGGCTACTGCTCACACTGGCAGCTGACCCAGATGTTCCAGAGGTTCTATCCAGGGCAGGCACCTTCCTTAGCTGAGAACTTTGCAGAACATGTCCTTCGAGCTACAAACCAGATCAGTCCTGCCCAGGTGCAGGGCTACTTCATGCTGTATAAAAATGACCCTGTAGGGGCAATTCACAATGCTGAGTCTCTGAGGAGGTGA
- the BCS1L gene encoding mitochondrial chaperone BCS1 isoform c (isoform c is encoded by transcript variant 20) → MYTAVGSEWRPFGYPRRRRPLNSVVLQQGLADRIVRDVQEFIDNPKWYTDRGIPYRRGYLLYGPPGCGKSSFITALAGELEHSICLLSLTDSSLSDDRLNHLLSVAPQQSLVLLEDVDAAFLSRDLAVENPVKYQGLGRLTFSGLLNALDGVASTEARIVFMTTNHVDRLDPALIRPGRVDLKEYVGYCSHWQLTQMFQRFYPGQAPSLAENFAEHVLRATNQISPAQVQGYFMLYKNDPVGAIHNAESLRR, encoded by the exons ATGTACACAGCTGTGGGCTCTGAATGGCGTCCCTTTGGCTATCCACGCCGCCGGCGACCACTGAATTCTGTGGTTCTACAACAGGGTCTGGCTGACCGAATTGTCAGAGACGTCCAGGAATTCATCGATAACCCCAAGTGGTACACTGACAGAG GCATTCCTTACAGACGTGGCTACCTGCTTTATGGGCCCCCTGGTTGCGGAAAGAGCAGTTTTAT CACAGCCCTGGCTGGGGAACTGGAGCACAGCATCTGCCTGCTGAGCCTCACGGACTCCAGCCTCTCTGATGACCGACTCAACCACCTGCTGAGCGTGGCCCCGCAGCAGAGCCTGGTACTCCTGGAGGATGTGGATGCTGCTTTTCTCAGTCGAGACTTGGCTGTGGAGA ACCCAGTAAAGTACCAAGGCCTAGGTCGCCTCACCTTCAGTGGACTGCTCAATGCCTTGGATGGTGTGGCTTCCACCGAGGCCCGCATCGTGTTCATGACCACCAACCACGTTGACAG GCTGGACCCTGCCCTGATACGCCCGGGGCGAGTGGACCTGAAGGAGTACGTGGGCTACTGCTCACACTGGCAGCTGACCCAGATGTTCCAGAGGTTCTATCCAGGGCAGGCACCTTCCTTAGCTGAGAACTTTGCAGAACATGTCCTTCGAGCTACAAACCAGATCAGTCCTGCCCAGGTGCAGGGCTACTTCATGCTGTATAAAAATGACCCTGTAGGGGCAATTCACAATGCTGAGTCTCTGAGGAGGTGA
- the RNF25 gene encoding E3 ubiquitin-protein ligase RNF25 isoform X1, with product MLYELIEKGKEILTDNNIPHGQCVICLYGFQEKEAFTKTPCYHYFHCHCLARYIQHMEQELKAQGQEQEQERQHATTKQKAVGVQCPVCREPLVYDLASLKAAPEPQQPMELYQPSAESLRQQEERKRLYQRQQERGGIIDLEAERNRYFISLQQPPAPAEPESAVDVSKGSQPPSTLAAELSTSPAVQSTLPPPLPVATQHICEKIPGTRSNQQRLGETQKAMLDPPKPSRGPWRQPERRHPKGGECHAPKGTRDTQELPPPEGPLKEPMDLKPEPHSQGVEGPPQEKGPGSWQGPPPRRTRDCVRWERSKGRTPGSSYPRLPRGQGAYRPGTRRESLGLESKDGS from the exons aaagggaaggaaattctcACAGATAACAACATCCCTCATGGCCAGTGTGTCATCTGCCTCTATGGTTTCCAG GAGAAGGAGGCCTTTACCAAAACACCCTGTTACCACTACTTCCACTGCCACTGCCTTGCTCGGTACATCCAGCACATGGAGCAAGAGCTGAAGGCACAAGGACAGGAGCAGGAACAGGAACGGCAGCATGCTACAACCAAACAG aagGCAGTCGGTGTGCAGTGTCCAGTGTGCAGAGAGCCCCTCGTgtatgatcttgcctcactgaaAGCAGCCCCTGAACCCCAACAGCCCATG GAGCTGTACCAGCCCAGTGCAGAGAGCTTGCGCCAGCAAGAAGAACGCAAGCGGCTCTACCAGAGGCAGCAGGAGCGGGGGGGAATCATTGACCTTGAGGCTGAGCGAAACCGATACTTCATCAGCCTTCAGCAG CCTCCTGCCCCTGCGGAACCTGAGTCAGCTGTAGATGTCTCCAAAGGATCCCAACCACCCAGCACCCTTGCAGCAGAACTATCCACCTCACCAGCCGTCCAATCCACTTTGccacctcctctgcctgtggCGACCCAGCACATATGTGAGAAGATTCCAGGGACCAGGTCAAATCAGCAAAGGTTGGGCGAAACCCAGAAAGCTATGCTAGATCCCCCCAAGCCCAGTCGAGGTCCCTGGCGACAGCCCGAACGGAGGCACCCAAAGGGAGGGGAGTGCCACGCCCCTAAAGGTACCCGTGACACCCAGGAACTGCCACCTCCTGAGGGGCCCCTCAAGGAGCCCATGGACCTAAAGCCAGAACCCCATAGCCAAGGAGTTGAAGGTCCTCCACAAGAGAAGGGGCCTGGCAGCTGGCAGGGGCCCCCACCCCGCAGGACTCGGGACTGTGTTCGCTGGGAGCGCTCTAAAGGCCGGACACCCGGTTCTTCCTACCCTCGCCTGCCTCGGGGCCAGGGAGCATACCGGCCTGGTACTCGGAGGGAGTCCCTGGGCCTGGAATCTAAGGATGGTTCCTAG